A genomic region of Anaerolineales bacterium contains the following coding sequences:
- a CDS encoding NAD(P)H-hydrate dehydratase: MSKLVSVAEMRAIEQAADGLGLSYAQMMENAGKALANALLAHSQQGERGGERSVVALVGGGNNGGDALVALAHLATLGWKTGALLIGKRFSHDEHVKRARKAGAAIRSLDYDNHETLDAHADWLRSFACVLDGILGTGVRTPVREPLARVMAALKANFELSPRRPYVVAVDCPSGMDCDTGEVAPQALPADLTVCMAAVKYGMLTLPAFGYLGELQVADIGITNRVRPWAEIKRQTIDSEMVRGYLPPRPLGAHKGSFGRLLVVAGSLQYPGAALLAGRAGYRSGAGLVELALPKPLQPLLGGHLPEAIWLPLPALEGWLAASALKPLKAALPQASALLLGPGLGLTEATGEFVGKLLKEKLPPLVVDADGLKLMAAYKDWFRRFALDAVLTPHPGEMAALTGRSVEEIQRARIATAEEFAQAWQQVVVLKGAFTVVAAPDGRTAVLPLATPALARAGTGDVLAGLLAGLRAQGAPAFEAACAAVWLHGQAALNVARVRGAAAVLAGDLLDALPLWAER, encoded by the coding sequence ATGTCAAAACTTGTCAGTGTGGCCGAAATGCGCGCCATCGAGCAGGCCGCCGATGGACTCGGGTTAAGCTATGCGCAAATGATGGAGAATGCCGGCAAAGCGCTAGCCAACGCCTTGCTTGCGCATAGCCAGCAGGGAGAACGAGGGGGCGAGCGCAGCGTGGTGGCGCTGGTGGGCGGTGGAAACAATGGCGGCGATGCGCTGGTGGCCCTGGCGCATTTGGCCACGCTGGGCTGGAAAACCGGCGCCTTGCTGATCGGCAAGCGCTTCAGCCATGATGAGCATGTCAAGCGCGCCCGCAAGGCTGGCGCCGCGATCCGCAGCCTGGATTATGACAATCACGAAACGCTGGATGCGCATGCCGACTGGCTGCGCAGTTTTGCCTGCGTGCTGGATGGCATCCTCGGTACCGGCGTGCGCACGCCGGTACGCGAGCCGCTGGCACGCGTAATGGCCGCGCTCAAAGCCAATTTTGAACTCAGCCCGCGCAGGCCCTACGTCGTCGCAGTGGATTGCCCCTCGGGCATGGATTGCGATACTGGCGAGGTGGCGCCGCAGGCGCTGCCCGCCGATCTGACCGTGTGTATGGCGGCGGTCAAATATGGCATGCTGACCCTTCCCGCGTTTGGTTACCTGGGGGAGCTGCAGGTGGCCGATATTGGCATCACCAACCGTGTGCGCCCGTGGGCAGAGATCAAACGCCAGACCATCGATAGTGAGATGGTGCGCGGCTACCTGCCGCCGCGCCCGCTAGGGGCGCACAAAGGCAGCTTCGGCCGCCTGCTCGTCGTAGCCGGCTCGTTGCAGTACCCTGGCGCGGCGTTGCTGGCCGGGCGTGCTGGCTATCGCAGCGGTGCCGGCCTGGTGGAGCTGGCGCTGCCTAAACCTTTGCAGCCTCTGCTGGGGGGCCATTTGCCCGAGGCGATCTGGCTGCCGCTGCCGGCGCTGGAAGGCTGGCTGGCGGCCAGTGCGCTCAAGCCACTCAAAGCCGCTCTGCCGCAAGCCAGCGCGCTGCTGCTGGGGCCGGGGCTGGGCCTCACCGAAGCCACGGGCGAATTCGTGGGCAAGCTGCTTAAAGAGAAACTGCCGCCGCTGGTGGTGGATGCAGACGGGCTGAAGCTGATGGCCGCCTATAAAGATTGGTTCCGGCGTTTTGCCCTGGATGCGGTGTTAACGCCGCACCCGGGCGAGATGGCGGCGCTCACCGGCCGCAGCGTAGAAGAGATCCAGCGGGCGCGCATCGCCACCGCCGAGGAATTCGCGCAGGCTTGGCAGCAAGTGGTGGTGCTCAAAGGCGCCTTCACCGTGGTGGCCGCTCCGGATGGCCGCACGGCGGTGCTGCCCCTGGCTACCCCGGCGCTGGCGCGCGCAGGCACGGGCGATGTGCTGGCTGGCCTGCTGGCCGGCTTACGCGCCCAAGGTGCACCCGCCTTTGAGGCGGCCTGCGCGGCGGTGTGGCTGCACGGGCAGGCTGCCCTGAATGTGGCCCGGGTGCGCGGGGCCGCGGCCGTGCTGGCCGGTGACCTGTTGGATGCACTCCCACTATGGGCTGAGCGATAA
- a CDS encoding NERD domain-containing protein, protein MRLITNESLYKRNTRVALVANLTGMFMLVISVYVLFRQNQDFGLYLLFLTGGMIFTQVGTYFNRWNKRPDRQLYQALKSLDDSYSLYNYTSPASHLLVGPSGLWILLPRQTTGTITYDAKRRRWKASGVPLLKRLTQEGIGNPVAEATAEAEALDRWLSKHLKEESVPVSAALVFLDPASDVQVGTAAIPTVSSKKLKPLVIKAPKGASMGAARAKQLSFLFENAKQKAR, encoded by the coding sequence ATGCGCCTGATCACCAACGAAAGCCTCTACAAGCGCAATACCCGCGTGGCCCTGGTGGCCAACCTCACCGGCATGTTCATGCTGGTGATCTCGGTCTATGTGCTTTTTCGCCAGAATCAGGATTTTGGGCTGTATTTGTTGTTCCTGACCGGTGGCATGATCTTTACCCAGGTGGGCACATACTTCAACCGCTGGAATAAGCGCCCGGACCGCCAGCTCTATCAGGCGCTCAAATCGCTGGATGATAGCTACAGCCTGTACAACTACACCAGCCCGGCCTCGCACCTGCTGGTTGGCCCCAGCGGCCTGTGGATCTTGCTACCACGCCAGACCACGGGCACGATCACCTATGATGCCAAGCGCCGGCGCTGGAAGGCCAGTGGCGTGCCGCTGCTCAAGCGCCTGACGCAAGAGGGCATCGGCAACCCGGTGGCCGAAGCCACCGCCGAGGCAGAGGCGCTTGACCGCTGGCTCTCCAAGCACCTCAAGGAGGAGAGCGTGCCGGTATCGGCGGCATTGGTATTTTTAGACCCGGCCAGCGATGTGCAGGTCGGCACAGCTGCCATTCCCACGGTTTCGAGCAAGAAACTGAAGCCATTGGTGATCAAGGCGCCCAAAGGCGCCAGTATGGGCGCGGCGCGCGCCAAGCAGCTTAGTTTTCTATTCGAAAATGCCAAGCAGAAGGCCCGTTAA
- a CDS encoding DUF1905 domain-containing protein → MTKYTTTIWQSGNNTGIPVPPEVLEALGAGKRPPVKVTVGEYSYASSVGAMGGQSLIPFSAAHRAASGLKGGDRVAVTLVLDTAPRTVELPTDLAAALKRAGVLAAFEASAPSAKKEFVRQVESAKAAETRQRRIEKIIASLEAKRK, encoded by the coding sequence ATGACCAAATACACCACCACGATCTGGCAAAGTGGTAACAACACGGGCATCCCAGTGCCGCCTGAGGTGCTTGAGGCGCTCGGGGCGGGCAAGCGGCCGCCCGTCAAAGTAACCGTGGGAGAGTACAGTTACGCCAGCAGCGTAGGCGCCATGGGTGGCCAGAGCCTGATCCCGTTCAGCGCGGCCCATCGCGCCGCCAGCGGCCTTAAGGGCGGCGATCGGGTGGCGGTGACGCTGGTGCTGGATACGGCGCCGCGCACCGTGGAGCTGCCAACGGATCTGGCCGCGGCGCTCAAGCGCGCCGGCGTGCTGGCCGCCTTTGAGGCTAGCGCACCCTCGGCCAAGAAAGAATTTGTGCGCCAGGTCGAATCCGCCAAAGCAGCCGAGACGCGCCAGCGCCGCATAGAGAAGATCATCGCCAGCTTGGAAGCCAAAAGGAAGTAA
- a CDS encoding YtxH domain-containing protein → MSDRSSSEFSGFLSGLLVGGLVGAAVALLTAPHSGEETRRIIRDRSIELRDQASDSLEEAAAEARARADELTKMAKQRAEEVSKYAKDQTAGLRKSAEDLKARGEAAIEAAKKSPK, encoded by the coding sequence ATGTCTGACCGAAGTAGTAGTGAATTCAGCGGCTTTCTGTCTGGCTTGCTGGTAGGTGGTTTGGTCGGTGCGGCAGTGGCTTTGCTCACCGCCCCCCACTCCGGCGAGGAGACCCGCCGCATCATCCGTGACCGCAGCATTGAGCTGCGCGATCAGGCCAGCGACAGCCTCGAAGAAGCCGCCGCTGAGGCGCGCGCCCGCGCCGATGAGCTGACCAAGATGGCCAAGCAGCGTGCCGAGGAAGTATCCAAGTACGCCAAGGACCAAACGGCCGGCCTGCGCAAGAGCGCCGAAGACTTGAAGGCGCGTGGCGAAGCCGCCATCGAAGCGGCCAAGAAGTCGCCCAAGTAG
- the plsX gene encoding phosphate acyltransferase PlsX codes for MRIVLDAMGSDNHPAPEVEAAVEYARQYSEPLYLVGDAPRLKTLLGSRTAGIELVHAPDVFEMTDHISPGSLRKMQNSMGVGMDLIKEGKADAFVSAGNTGGQMAIALARLGRLRGVKRPALTVFFPVAGGRCAVLDIGANAECKPEYLLQFGLLGSVYVEKMLGVKNPRIGLLSNGEEAGKGNELVKATYPLLQNSGLNFVGNVEGKELFGGEADVVVTDGFTGNVVMKSAEAIAKLITDRLREQISSSPITTLGGLLARPAFRGLRKELDPAEVGAAPMLGINGLVFVAHGRSDSRALLSALRLARHSVEVNLLASLAETIEHGLAQLTSFETSQE; via the coding sequence ATGCGCATTGTTTTAGATGCCATGGGCAGCGATAACCACCCTGCCCCTGAAGTAGAGGCCGCGGTGGAGTATGCCCGCCAATACAGCGAACCGCTATACCTGGTGGGCGACGCGCCACGCCTGAAGACCCTGCTCGGCTCGCGCACGGCCGGCATTGAGCTGGTGCATGCCCCGGATGTATTCGAGATGACCGACCACATCTCGCCTGGTTCGCTGCGCAAGATGCAGAACAGCATGGGCGTGGGGATGGATCTGATCAAGGAAGGCAAGGCAGATGCGTTCGTCTCGGCCGGCAACACCGGCGGCCAGATGGCGATTGCCCTGGCGCGCCTGGGCCGCCTGCGCGGCGTCAAGCGCCCCGCGCTCACCGTGTTCTTCCCGGTGGCGGGCGGGCGCTGCGCCGTACTCGATATCGGCGCCAATGCGGAATGCAAGCCCGAATACCTGCTGCAATTTGGCCTGCTCGGTTCAGTGTATGTGGAGAAGATGCTGGGCGTGAAGAACCCACGCATCGGCCTGCTCTCCAATGGCGAAGAGGCGGGCAAGGGCAACGAACTGGTCAAGGCCACCTACCCGCTGCTGCAAAACAGCGGCTTGAACTTCGTAGGCAACGTAGAAGGCAAGGAGCTCTTCGGCGGCGAGGCCGATGTGGTGGTGACGGATGGCTTTACTGGCAATGTAGTGATGAAATCGGCTGAAGCCATCGCCAAGCTGATCACCGACCGGTTGCGCGAGCAGATCAGCAGCTCGCCGATCACCACGCTGGGCGGTCTGCTGGCGCGCCCGGCCTTTCGCGGTCTGCGCAAGGAGCTGGACCCGGCCGAAGTGGGTGCGGCGCCGATGCTGGGCATCAACGGCCTGGTGTTCGTGGCCCACGGGCGCTCCGATTCACGCGCCCTGCTCAGCGCGCTGCGCCTGGCACGCCACTCGGTTGAGGTCAACCTGCTGGCCTCGCTGGCCGAGACCATCGAACACGGCCTGGCACAGCTCACTTCGTTCGAAACCTCTCAGGAGTAA
- a CDS encoding DUF2277 domain-containing protein, protein MCRNIRVLYNFEPPTTQDEVQAAALQFVRKVSGFTKPSKVNAAAFALAVEEVAAATHKLLGSLETSAPPRDRDVIAQRARERAAKRYGLQAQ, encoded by the coding sequence ATGTGCCGCAATATCCGAGTGCTCTATAACTTTGAACCACCCACCACGCAAGATGAAGTGCAGGCTGCCGCGTTGCAGTTTGTGCGCAAAGTATCTGGCTTCACCAAGCCTTCGAAGGTGAATGCTGCCGCGTTTGCGCTGGCGGTGGAAGAAGTGGCCGCGGCGACCCATAAGTTGCTGGGCAGCCTGGAAACTTCCGCCCCGCCGCGTGATCGCGATGTGATCGCCCAGCGGGCGCGTGAACGCGCTGCCAAGCGCTATGGCTTGCAAGCGCAATGA